In a single window of the Pseudanabaena sp. BC1403 genome:
- a CDS encoding SirB1 family protein: protein MLTLSPARQKFWQIAHMPDHDMSIDHLLEGALAIAWEEYPRMDLGHYRAILDHMVEDLQPRLAKIHYPLKVVKEINHYLFVEQGFCGNDRDYYDPLNSFITDVLERRLGIPLSLSLVYMVISDRLGFPMDGISFPAHFIIRPRHPDLEIFIDPYNKGEILFPEDCAAKLTQLYGYDIPLQPEYLEPVSIRRILDRLLNNLKLIYLRRREPTKALAAIERSLMLNPGVPTQWRDRGLICYQLDRHTEARIDLENYLQQVPYADDSRIILQLIEEMK from the coding sequence GTGTTAACGCTTTCCCCAGCGCGGCAAAAGTTTTGGCAAATTGCCCATATGCCAGACCATGACATGTCCATTGACCATCTGCTCGAAGGGGCTTTGGCGATCGCATGGGAAGAATATCCGCGCATGGATCTTGGGCATTATCGGGCGATTTTAGATCATATGGTTGAGGATTTACAACCAAGGCTAGCCAAGATTCATTACCCACTCAAGGTGGTAAAAGAGATTAATCACTACCTGTTTGTCGAGCAAGGTTTTTGCGGTAATGATCGCGATTATTACGACCCGCTTAATAGCTTTATCACTGATGTGCTAGAAAGACGATTAGGTATTCCCCTATCGCTATCACTGGTTTATATGGTGATTAGCGATCGCCTTGGTTTTCCGATGGATGGGATTAGTTTCCCAGCGCATTTTATTATTCGTCCTCGTCATCCTGATCTAGAGATTTTCATTGATCCCTACAATAAAGGCGAAATTTTATTTCCCGAAGATTGCGCAGCGAAGCTGACACAACTATATGGCTATGACATCCCCCTTCAGCCTGAATATCTCGAACCCGTTAGCATTCGGCGCATCTTAGATCGGTTGCTGAATAATCTCAAACTCATCTATCTGCGCCGCCGTGAGCCTACTAAAGCATTGGCCGCAATTGAGCGATCGCTAATGCTAAATCCTGGTGTGCCAACCCAATGGCGCGATCGCGGTTTAATTTGTTATCAACTTGATCGTCATACCGAAGCAAGGATCGATTTAGAGAACTATTTGCAACAGGTTCCTTATGCGGATGACAGTCGCATTATCCTGCAATTAATCGAAGAAATGAAATAA
- a CDS encoding alpha/beta fold hydrolase: MSNQSQPQEEQAFILFAQHGWADTFHDIAQLAKSLAYSNTIIYTPDLGWLNTWLEIAPLISKVENIVTEAIAKHPELPWRIVAHSMGALIWLEVLDRHPEWLPKIHSFALVASPVGGSDLGRLFDPFRWFPLMARDLGKNRRAIAEAIASKIPTITVVGDLGNNTDGTVPVGCSQVARATFVRLDGIRHAPLKNHPRVAIAVRQFWGNPVIATIQTDPASQLIEKLRSLDLTETDNQNFAKAKLIYTGSDDTKLWVWTNALQVMHVFVSVGDRCVYSAYTGWQNKGKLAMMLKKISQPAYWAD, from the coding sequence ATGTCCAACCAGTCCCAACCGCAAGAAGAACAAGCCTTTATATTGTTTGCACAGCATGGCTGGGCGGATACTTTTCACGATATTGCTCAATTAGCCAAATCCCTAGCCTACTCAAACACGATCATTTATACACCAGATTTGGGCTGGCTTAATACATGGCTAGAGATCGCTCCCTTAATAAGTAAGGTCGAAAATATCGTAACCGAGGCGATCGCCAAACATCCAGAGTTACCATGGCGAATTGTCGCGCATTCAATGGGGGCTTTAATCTGGTTAGAAGTTTTAGATCGTCATCCTGAATGGCTACCTAAAATTCATAGCTTTGCTTTAGTTGCCTCTCCTGTCGGTGGTTCTGATTTGGGAAGACTATTCGATCCATTTCGTTGGTTTCCCCTAATGGCTCGTGACTTGGGCAAAAATCGCCGCGCAATTGCCGAAGCGATCGCCTCAAAAATCCCAACGATTACCGTCGTTGGTGATCTTGGCAACAATACCGATGGCACTGTGCCTGTGGGATGTTCACAAGTTGCCAGAGCCACTTTTGTGCGACTAGATGGCATCCGTCATGCTCCTCTCAAAAATCATCCGAGAGTTGCCATCGCTGTGCGTCAGTTTTGGGGAAATCCTGTAATTGCAACGATTCAAACCGATCCCGCCTCACAGTTAATCGAGAAATTGCGATCGCTTGACCTGACCGAAACCGATAATCAAAATTTTGCAAAGGCAAAATTAATCTACACGGGCTCAGATGACACAAAGCTCTGGGTTTGGACAAATGCCTTACAAGTTATGCATGTGTTTGTCAGTGTGGGCGATCGCTGTGTTTATAGTGCTTATACAGGTTGGCAAAACAAAGGTAAATTGGCGATGATGCTAAAAAAAATCAGTCAGCCCGCATATTGGGCTGACTGA
- a CDS encoding response regulator, protein MAEIKKAVLMMHTDQAQGELWQTALATQQLDVIWENISLDLVQYLEKCDRHELPDLLIMDMAIKSPSSETLQSSSVCQWLTKQKAPTKVVLFNPRQEKIKDIEHSWAIRRGASDVLPRLSPENLMAEVARVTALIGCSLISHPLEKIARSFGASSGSSKVRESELITTPDINGSKANLKSEIKNNPKPNQKSDDGEVVMYRGVRIRR, encoded by the coding sequence ATGGCTGAAATAAAAAAAGCTGTTTTAATGATGCACACAGATCAAGCACAAGGTGAATTGTGGCAGACAGCTTTGGCAACTCAGCAATTGGATGTGATTTGGGAAAATATTTCCTTAGATTTAGTTCAGTATCTAGAAAAATGCGATCGCCATGAACTCCCAGATCTGTTAATCATGGATATGGCAATCAAGAGTCCCAGTTCGGAAACTTTGCAATCATCATCGGTTTGTCAATGGCTAACCAAACAGAAGGCTCCTACAAAAGTTGTCTTATTTAATCCTAGACAGGAAAAGATCAAAGATATTGAGCATAGTTGGGCGATTCGTCGTGGGGCATCTGATGTACTCCCACGCTTATCACCCGAAAATTTAATGGCTGAAGTTGCCAGAGTTACAGCCTTAATTGGCTGTTCATTAATTTCGCATCCGTTGGAAAAAATAGCTAGAAGTTTTGGTGCAAGTAGTGGGTCTAGCAAAGTCAGAGAAAGCGAGTTAATAACTACACCAGATATCAATGGGTCTAAAGCAAATTTAAAATCTGAAATCAAAAACAACCCTAAACCCAACCAGAAATCTGATGATGGTGAGGTAGTTATGTATCGTGGGGTAAGGATTAGGCGCTAA
- a CDS encoding peroxiredoxin: MAEFLRVGNPAPDFEADAVVDQEFTKIKLSSYQKNKYVVLFFYPLDFTFVCPTEVIAFSDRYAEFAKLNTEVIGISVDSQYAHLAWIQTSLADGGLGGDIKCPLVSDLTKAIATAFNVLDPLLGIALRGLFIIDREGIVQHATINNLAFGRSIDETLRTLKAIQHTQIHENEVCPANWQQGMSTIKI, from the coding sequence ATGGCGGAATTCTTAAGAGTTGGGAATCCAGCTCCAGACTTTGAAGCTGATGCTGTAGTTGATCAGGAATTTACAAAAATTAAGCTTTCTAGCTACCAAAAAAATAAATATGTTGTCCTATTTTTTTATCCGCTCGACTTTACTTTTGTCTGTCCCACTGAAGTGATTGCGTTCAGCGATCGCTACGCCGAATTTGCCAAATTAAACACTGAAGTCATTGGTATTTCTGTGGATAGTCAATACGCACATCTAGCTTGGATTCAAACATCACTTGCTGATGGAGGACTAGGTGGCGATATTAAATGCCCACTTGTTTCTGATCTGACTAAAGCGATCGCCACAGCTTTTAATGTTCTTGATCCCTTATTAGGTATCGCTTTGCGTGGTTTATTTATTATTGACAGAGAAGGTATTGTCCAACATGCCACCATTAATAATCTAGCCTTTGGTAGAAGCATTGACGAGACTCTTCGCACTCTTAAAGCAATTCAACATACCCAGATTCATGAAAATGAAGTTTGTCCTGCAAATTGGCAACAAGGTATGTCAACTATCAAAATATAG
- a CDS encoding phosphomannose isomerase type II C-terminal cupin domain produces the protein MSPVKEAPSALASIANISGESLNTHGPTVERPWGSFTTLEEGRGYKIKRIEVKSGHRLSLQMHHHRSEHWIVVSGTAKVTCGDKETMISTNQSTYVPKCTAHRLENPGIIPLILIEVQNGEYLGEDDIIRFQDDYARHEKK, from the coding sequence ATGTCACCAGTAAAAGAAGCTCCTTCAGCATTAGCTAGCATTGCAAATATCAGTGGAGAATCATTAAATACTCATGGACCAACTGTAGAACGTCCTTGGGGATCATTCACTACTCTTGAAGAAGGGCGAGGCTACAAGATCAAGCGCATTGAAGTCAAATCAGGACATCGCCTCAGTCTGCAAATGCACCACCACCGCAGCGAACATTGGATTGTGGTTTCGGGAACTGCCAAGGTGACCTGCGGCGATAAAGAAACAATGATTAGTACCAACCAATCCACTTATGTACCTAAATGTACAGCGCATCGACTAGAAAATCCTGGGATAATCCCTTTGATCTTAATCGAGGTGCAGAACGGCGAGTATTTGGGCGAAGATGATATTATTCGCTTTCAAGACGACTATGCTCGTCACGAAAAGAAATAA